A stretch of DNA from Endozoicomonas sp. 8E:
CAGTCGTCATAGTCTGAGTTGTGTTTTGATTGGTGAAAAAGCCGGTGAAATGCAGAGAGATTATTGGTACACCGTCGCCCGTGATGGTAGTGATCTTGAGTCTGCTCCGGATGTCGGTCGCAAGGCAGCGGAAAGAACGTTAGCCCGGCTGGGTGCCAGAAAAGTCCCCACGGGTCAGGTACCTGTGCTGTTTGCAGCAGAAGTGGCTTCAGGTCTTGTATCACATCTGTTGGAGAGTATCAGTGGTGGCAGCCTTTATCGTCGGGCTTCATTCCTGCTGGATCATCTGGGTAAGCAGATATTTCCTGACTGGGTGCGCATCCATGAGCAGCCATACCTGAAGAAAGCACTGGGTTCGGCCAGTTTTGATAATGACGGTTTGGCTACCCAGGCCAAGGATTTTATCTCTGATGGGGTTCTGGCCAGCTATCTCCTGAGTACTTATTCTGCCCGCAAGCTGGGCATGAAGAGTACTGCTAATGCCGGAGGTGTCAATAACCTGTTCCTTGACTGCAATGCAGGCGGCAGGGAAGAGTTATTAAAACAGATGGGAACGGGCTTGCTGGTGACTGAGTTGATGGGGCAGGGCGTGAATATTGTCACAGGTGATTACTCAAGAGGTGCGGGGGGCTATTGGGTTGAAAATGGCGAAATACAGCATCCTGTCTCTGAAGTGACTATCGCTGGAAACCTGAAAGATATGTTTATGAACATGGTGGCTGCAGGGAATGATTATGATCGCAGAGGGAGTATTCAGACCGGTTCGATTCTGATCAGTGAGATGACTCTGGCGGGTGAGTGATAAGGGTTCAGCCTGTTATCCGTTTGGCTGAGTATAAAAGCAGGTTAAATGAATGATAATCACATCTTTAAAGCTAAAGAATTGGCGGAACTTCCGTGATGCTGAGATCAATTTGGCCCAGGTTTCTTATATTGTCGGTCCGAACGCATCCGGTAAGTCAAACTTACTCGATGTTTTCAGGTTTATAAGGGATATCTGTAGAGCCGATGGCGGAGGACTTCAGAAAGCTGTGAAGGACCGTGGGGGTATCACAAGACTGCGTTGTTTGCACCATCGTCGAGATACGGAAGTAAAAATAGAAGTTTCTATGTCAGAAGGAGGACAATCGGATGCTGCAAGCTGGAAATATGTACTGGCCTTCAAAACAGAAGGTAAGGGTGCACAGAGGATTATGATTTCCAGCGAAGAAGTATGGAAGAATGGCAAAAGAATATTAAATCGACCTGATAAAGACGATAAAAAAGATGCTTTGTTGTTAACTGAGACTCACCTGGAGCAGACCCGGGCAAATAAAGAATTTAGATCAATCGTTACAAGTTTTTCGGAGGTCACTTATCTCCATCTTGTTCCGCAGCTGCTTAAATATGCAGATCATATTGGCGGGAACAGGCTGGAAAACGACCCTTTTGGGCAAGGCTTTCTTGAGCGATTGGCCAGAACTCCAAAAAAAACCAGGGATTCGAGACTAAAAAAGATTGGGGATGCACTTTCCATTGCCGTACCACGATTTAAAGGCTTGAGATATATACAGAACGAAAGAGGTCAACCTCATCTGGAAGCGCAATATGAACATCATCGTCCAAATGCAGGCTGGCAATCAGAGGAGCACTTTT
This window harbors:
- a CDS encoding AAA family ATPase, with protein sequence MIITSLKLKNWRNFRDAEINLAQVSYIVGPNASGKSNLLDVFRFIRDICRADGGGLQKAVKDRGGITRLRCLHHRRDTEVKIEVSMSEGGQSDAASWKYVLAFKTEGKGAQRIMISSEEVWKNGKRILNRPDKDDKKDALLLTETHLEQTRANKEFRSIVTSFSEVTYLHLVPQLLKYADHIGGNRLENDPFGQGFLERLARTPKKTRDSRLKKIGDALSIAVPRFKGLRYIQNERGQPHLEAQYEHHRPNAGWQSEEHFSDGTLRLLGILWSLLEGKGVLLLEEPELSLHNAVVEQIPLMIDRVQRRAKTRRRQVIISTHSEAILNNEGIDPKSVIILEPGREGSQIRTVSKAENKALEAGLTVSEVILPKTRPANVQQLGA
- the pmbA gene encoding metalloprotease PmbA, translating into MGDKTNAVLDPRSEEDRLKTLVSDILAEARRQGADACEVGVSLDAGLSVGVRMGDVETVEFNRDQGFGITVYQGKKKGSASTSDSTPEAIRETVKAACDIAGYASEDPCAGLADAELMATELPELDLYHPWGVGAEEAIELALKCEEAGRSFSSKIKNSDGANVGTHQGCRVYGNSHGFVGSYISSRHSLSCVLIGEKAGEMQRDYWYTVARDGSDLESAPDVGRKAAERTLARLGARKVPTGQVPVLFAAEVASGLVSHLLESISGGSLYRRASFLLDHLGKQIFPDWVRIHEQPYLKKALGSASFDNDGLATQAKDFISDGVLASYLLSTYSARKLGMKSTANAGGVNNLFLDCNAGGREELLKQMGTGLLVTELMGQGVNIVTGDYSRGAGGYWVENGEIQHPVSEVTIAGNLKDMFMNMVAAGNDYDRRGSIQTGSILISEMTLAGE